One segment of Pseudodesulfovibrio sp. 5S69 DNA contains the following:
- a CDS encoding nucleoside deaminase, with protein sequence MAVPSAPQPPAGTTWRDLMDVAFGEACKAAQAGEAPIGAALFTPTGTLLAAAHNRPIASHDPTGHAEILCLREAARVLGNYRLPDTIMAVTLEPCLMCTGALIHARVAGVVFAARDERAGALVSNMQGCSLPFANHRLWTMEGVMGTECSALLKRFFLERRK encoded by the coding sequence ATGGCCGTACCCTCTGCGCCCCAACCGCCTGCCGGGACCACCTGGCGCGACCTCATGGACGTGGCCTTCGGCGAGGCGTGCAAGGCCGCCCAGGCGGGCGAGGCCCCCATCGGCGCGGCCCTGTTCACGCCCACGGGCACCCTGCTCGCCGCGGCGCACAACCGGCCCATCGCCAGCCACGATCCCACCGGGCACGCGGAGATTCTCTGCCTGCGCGAGGCGGCCCGCGTGCTGGGCAACTACCGCCTGCCGGACACTATCATGGCCGTAACCCTGGAGCCGTGTCTGATGTGCACGGGCGCGCTTATCCACGCCCGGGTGGCCGGGGTGGTTTTCGCGGCCCGGGACGAACGCGCCGGGGCCCTTGTCTCCAATATGCAGGGCTGCTCCCTGCCGTTTGCCAACCATCGGCTGTGGACCATGGAGGGCGTCATGGGAACCGAGTGCTCCGCCCTGCTCAAACGATTTTTCCTGGAGCGGAGAAAATAG